Genomic DNA from Terriglobales bacterium:
GCCGTTCATCAAGTACGGCAGGCCGCCGCAGATGGGGCCCGGTAATATTCCGTCTCCGCCGCTCTCTCTGCCTGGTGACTGACCATCCAGAGCACCGGCGGGAACATCAAATACAGTGGCGGGACGACACAGATGCCACGCGCAACCAAGCTTTTGACGGCGCCCCGCGTTCGCGCCGCGCTCTCTGCGGCGCTAACGTGGGGAATACTTTTCGCCACCGCCGCCCGCGCCCAATCCGTCTCCGACGTCGCCTCCCGCGTCGACCGCTACTACAACCGGCTCTCCTCCATGAAGGCCGCGTTTACCGAAACCTATCGCGGCGCAGGCATCGACCGCACCGAATCCGGCACACTCTTGCTCAAGAAGCCCGGACGCATGCGCTGGGACTACGCCTCTCCCCGCGCCAAGCTCTTCGTCGCCGACGGCAGCACCGCCTGGTTCTACGTTCCGGGCGAGCGCCAGGCGCGCAAGGCCGACATCAAGAAGCTCGACGACCTTCGCTCCCCGCTCCGCTTCCTGCTCGGCAAAACCAGGCTCCGGAAGGAACTCAACGGCCTCTCCATCGCCACAGACGTCCACCCGCTGAACCCAGACACCACCATCCTCCGCGGCATTCCGAAAGGCATGGAGGACCGCGTCCAGCAGGTCCAAATCGAAGTCAACCCCGCGGGACAGATCATCCGCATCCGCGTCGAAGAAGTGGACGGCGCCACCACCGAGTTCCGCTTCACCAACATCGAGCCCAACGCCCCGGTCGACAGCGCCCTGTTCAGGTTCAAACCACCCGACGGAGTGGAAGTCGTCGAAGAGAGCAGCTTGTGAGAAGCAGCATTCAGCAGTCAGCGCTCGGCTACTCGCAAATGCGCACTTTTTCGGTGGAAGCGCCGGGCTTCAGCCCTGCGACTAGACCCTGCAATTTCAGCGGCTTCAGCCGCGGCCTGGGAACGTGCTCACGCCCACAGTCCACGCTACTTTCCACTATCCACTGTTCACTATTCACTGTACTTACGAGTGTTAGACTGAAATAGCGCAAATGGCAGAATTCCTGGTCAAAGTGGCTGACGAGCGGGGCCACGTTCTGGAACAGGTCGAGAGTGCCCAGACCGAGTCCGAGGTCCGCGACCGCTTCGCCCAGAAGGGCTACCTGGTCTACTCGGTGCGCTCGCGCGGCCTGCTCACCTCGGGTGACCTGGGCCTGCGCCGCCGCCGTATCAAGCTCGAACCCTTCGTTATTTTCAACGAGCAGTTCGTCACG
This window encodes:
- the lolA gene encoding outer membrane lipoprotein chaperone LolA, yielding MTAPRVRAALSAALTWGILFATAARAQSVSDVASRVDRYYNRLSSMKAAFTETYRGAGIDRTESGTLLLKKPGRMRWDYASPRAKLFVADGSTAWFYVPGERQARKADIKKLDDLRSPLRFLLGKTRLRKELNGLSIATDVHPLNPDTTILRGIPKGMEDRVQQVQIEVNPAGQIIRIRVEEVDGATTEFRFTNIEPNAPVDSALFRFKPPDGVEVVEESSL